In Macrobrachium nipponense isolate FS-2020 chromosome 41, ASM1510439v2, whole genome shotgun sequence, the following proteins share a genomic window:
- the LOC135212767 gene encoding zinc finger protein 629-like, whose product MKSTSTDDPKMETRVLMPAEFSLVVTARPLPPLDRLVPAEDCIKVCATRRLQVQTRYLPFSGTVRADNLPLLPYLPAMDVRSRYGGYDSVDEDGRRTCNWVRFLKVAQFYSHEVNLVGRRAGPRGDVIFEVVREILPGGELLAFLLPDMNGENALLLPALTLIRSSLYRQTIDSIMAEAPLDLSCSLLSHPEPRPTNASLMSRDSDDAASPSLSPSPSSSPASSTSSSSSVFHVGRSQLQFGLPPRLPMGLAPQSPSELSTGSSSSISAQSSAVSPTLVPAKRRERTMLPCSECGKAFDRPSLLKRHMRTHTGEKPHVCEVCGKGFSTSSSLNTHRRIHSGEKPHQCGVCGKRFTASSNLYYHKMTHVKEKPHKCSLCTRSFPTPGDLRSHMFVHNGQWPHKCSVCGKGFSKLTNLRNHALLHSAKTRVPPPAAPMSPSSASL is encoded by the exons ATGAAGTCGACGAGCACAGACGACCCGAAAATGGAGACGCGGGTGTTGATGCCCGCCGAATTCTCTCTGGTCGTGACGGCCAGGCCACTGCCGCCCTTGGACCGTTTGGTGCCTGCCGAAGATTGCATTAAGGTGTGTGCCACTCGTCGCCTCCAGGTGCAGACTCGCTACCTTCCCTTCAGTGGCACCGTCAGAGCAGATAACCTGCCCCTTCTGCCCTATCTGCCAGCCATGGAC GTAAGATCGCGCTACGGAGGCTACGATTCAGTCGACGAAGACGGACGAAGAACCTGCAACTGGGTGAGGTTCCTGAAAGTCGCCCAGTTTTACAGCCACGAGGTCAACCTCGTAGGACGCCGGGCTGGTCCTCGAGGGGACGTCATCTTCGAAGTGGTCCGAGAGATCCTCCCCGGCGGAGAACTCCTGGCGTTCCTCCTGCCGGACATGAATGGAGAAAACGCCCTTCTCCTCCCGGCGCTGACGCTCATTCGATCCTCCCTGTACCGACAGACGATCGACTCCATCATGGCGGAGGCTCCCCTCGATCTGTCGTGCTCCCTCCTGAGCCATCCCGAACCTCGACCCACCAACGCGAGTTTGATGTCGCGCGACTCCGACGACGCCGcgtccccctccctctccccgtcGCCCTCGTCGTCGCCCGCCTCCTCTACGTCATCGTCATCGTCAGTATTTCACGTCGGTAGATCTCAGTTACAGTTCGGACTACCGCCACGCCTTCCTATGGGCCTGGCGCCTCAGTCCCCTTCAGAATTGTCTACTGGAAGCTCCTCGAGTATCTCCGCTCAGAGCAGCGCCGTTTCGCCTACCTTAGTACCTGCCAAACGCCGAGAGCGCACCATGCTGCCCTGCAGCGAGTGCGGGAAGGCCTTCGACCGCCCCTCGCTCCTCAAGAGACACATGAGGACACACACGGGAGAGAAACCGCACGTCTGCGAGGTCTGCGGGAAGGGCTTCTCCACGAGCTCCTCCTTGAACACCCACAGGAGGATCCACAGTGGGGAGAAGCCCCACCAGTGTGGTGTTTGCGGGAAGAGGTTCACAGCCTCTTCCAATCTCTACTACCACAAGATGACCCACGTCAAGGAAAAGCCTCACAAATGCTCCCTCTGCACCAGGTCATTCCCCACTCCAGGTGACCTCAGGTCACACATGTTTGTGCACAACGGACAGTGGCCTCACAAATGCTCAGTTTGCGGAAAGGGATTCTCGAAGCTCACGAACCTCCGAAACCATGCCCTCCTGCATTCGGCCAAAACCCGAGTGCCGCCTCCAGCGGCGCCCATGTCCCCGTCGTCAGCTTCGCTGTAG